The segment ACGGCATCCTATAAGCCCTATCGAAGCTTCCGGATAATTAATCTGCATGTAATCTACGATTTTCTTTAAAGGTTCTCCTTCTGCATCGCACATCGATCATATCTACCAATCAAAAGTATAAAGCTTTAAGATGTTTAAGGATTGTAGGTAAGGCGAATGTAAAAAATTCTGATATACCGGATTGGAATATTCAATTATTTACTCTCGTGCTGAGTACTGATCGATTTATTACTTTTTAAATCTTAATAACGGTTAAGATTTAAAAGGGAGTTTTTACTAATTTTACATGTGATTGAATAGATGGCCATGGCGTATGTGCTCATAAATGCAGAATTAGGAAAAGAAGCAGAATTGATGAAAGAGTTAAAGGCGATAGATGGTGTTAAAGAGGTTTATTTTGTGTATGGCGTGTATGATATTATCGTGAAGATCGAGGCAGAAAATGTGGAGAAGTTGAAGGAAGCGGTCATCAATAGGATAAGGCGCATCGATAAAGTCAGATCGACACTTACCATGATCGTAATTACATAATCACATAATTGCATCATACCAATCGCCATCGAGGCGCTCAGTTTATATCCTCTTAAATATTAAATCATAAATATACGCGTGGTTGCCATCGATCGAATGAGGGGCTGAAATTAATATGTGTATAGTAGGGAAGAGCGATCTTATAAAGCTCATTGAGAAGTATAAATGCATATTCCCATTCGATTACCAGTTGCTCGATGGTGATGGTTACGTATTGACGGTTAAAGAGGAGACAACACTTCATTACCTTGAGCATAAAAACCTCATCTCTTATGAGATAGTATTCACACCACCGGGCTATGTTGCGCACTTAACGGCGAAGAGTAAGTATGGGAGGCTGGGCCTATCATTCTTGAATGCTGCGAAGGTTCATAGCGGATTTGTGGGTAGATTGGCTCTGGAGCTCGTCAACCTTAGTAACGATCGTAAACCGATTACAATAAAGCGTGGTGACCCTCTTATGCATATCGAATTTCTTACTCGTACAGGGGAGTATTCACCATATACAGGCGAATACTTCTTCCAATATATGACCGATGAAGAAGTATCGCTCTACATAAACCTCCTTCTAAGAGAGTTTAAAGGGATCTTTTCAGAAGAATTTCTCATTCAAAAGTCGAAAAGG is part of the Nitrososphaerales archaeon genome and harbors:
- a CDS encoding Lrp/AsnC ligand binding domain-containing protein: MAMAYVLINAELGKEAELMKELKAIDGVKEVYFVYGVYDIIVKIEAENVEKLKEAVINRIRRIDKVRSTLTMIVIT